One window of the Synechococcus sp. CC9311 genome contains the following:
- a CDS encoding heme A synthase, translating to MTSSATVPIRLRLAQLAAHLVVALIALVVIGGATRVMEAGLACPDWPLCYGSLLPGRQMNLKVFLEWFHRLDAFVVGIALLVQLGAAWFWRKELPRWLLPLSLLLVLLVVLQGGLGALTVLQLLPSAVVTAHLVLALTLVIVMSGLTQRLLHKGFIGSAAPRWWPWLGGISLAAVSGQCLLGGRMATSWAAQRCLQEGQSCQWLHWHRSAATPAAVCVLLFVATALIAGGWARQQWPLLLTATFLVSTQIGLGVFTLRLGLSQPAVTVCHQLVACLLVAVLAALTWRLPSAPDSPPTISHDSSTLEPCHG from the coding sequence TTGACTTCATCAGCAACAGTTCCGATTCGTTTGCGCCTGGCGCAGCTCGCCGCTCACCTGGTCGTAGCTCTCATTGCCCTCGTAGTAATTGGAGGGGCAACCCGTGTCATGGAAGCAGGGCTGGCCTGTCCTGATTGGCCTCTCTGTTACGGGAGCTTGCTGCCTGGCCGCCAGATGAATCTCAAGGTGTTCCTGGAGTGGTTTCACCGCCTGGATGCCTTTGTTGTTGGCATCGCTCTGCTCGTCCAACTCGGTGCCGCCTGGTTCTGGAGAAAGGAACTGCCCCGCTGGTTGCTGCCTCTGTCTCTCCTTTTAGTCCTGTTAGTGGTTCTTCAAGGAGGGCTCGGCGCTCTGACCGTGCTTCAACTGCTTCCCTCCGCAGTGGTCACAGCCCATCTCGTTCTGGCTCTGACCCTGGTCATCGTGATGAGCGGACTTACGCAAAGACTTCTGCACAAAGGATTTATAGGATCAGCCGCCCCTCGCTGGTGGCCCTGGCTTGGCGGAATCAGCCTTGCTGCCGTTTCAGGCCAATGCCTTCTCGGAGGCCGAATGGCAACTTCATGGGCGGCCCAACGTTGCTTACAGGAGGGTCAGTCCTGCCAATGGCTTCATTGGCATCGCAGTGCCGCAACCCCAGCAGCGGTTTGCGTTTTGCTGTTTGTTGCAACAGCTCTCATCGCCGGCGGCTGGGCTCGTCAGCAATGGCCCCTCCTCCTCACAGCCACTTTCTTGGTCTCAACCCAGATCGGTTTGGGGGTTTTCACGTTGAGGCTTGGTCTGAGCCAGCCCGCGGTGACGGTGTGTCATCAACTCGTTGCCTGTCTGCTCGTGGCCGTGCTCGCGGCTCTCACCTGGAGGCTCCCGTCAGCACCCGACTCCCCCCCCACGATCTCTCACGATTCTTCAACCCTGGAGCCCTGTCATGGCTAG
- a CDS encoding AbrB family transcriptional regulator, with protein MLTGQELLNRARSLSNRSEDEIARGCGYVGPSGRVLRKGFYKALVEAKGYKLPSSSSGGGGTRGRQAEFKTRVHGNGNLLIGHAYTRRLGLEPGQEFRIELRQDSRSIFLLPMNNKELKVAEVDSEQDQDTTKDPG; from the coding sequence ATGCTCACTGGCCAGGAATTGCTGAACAGGGCCCGGTCACTCAGCAATCGCTCTGAAGACGAAATTGCTAGGGGATGCGGCTATGTCGGTCCCAGTGGCCGCGTTCTGCGTAAGGGCTTCTACAAAGCTTTAGTGGAAGCGAAGGGATACAAGTTGCCCTCTTCCAGTTCTGGTGGTGGTGGAACTAGAGGTCGCCAAGCTGAATTCAAGACCCGGGTTCATGGGAATGGAAATCTGCTGATCGGCCATGCCTATACACGTCGCCTTGGCCTAGAACCGGGTCAGGAGTTTCGGATTGAACTGCGCCAAGACTCTCGTTCCATCTTTCTTCTTCCGATGAATAACAAGGAGCTCAAGGTTGCAGAGGTGGACTCTGAGCAGGATCAAGACACAACAAAGGACCCAGGTTGA
- a CDS encoding cytochrome c oxidase subunit II, whose amino-acid sequence MPIPSAILTLVLGMILVLGGLWIGQNINLLPVDASVNAPIYDELFRVLFSIGTILFVGIVGLVVFSLVRFRRKAGQIGDGIALEGNLPLEIFWTAVPAIVVLFVGLFSYDIYERMGGMVPLGHGGHGESQATEERVWGGIGTAGAMQASSEMTVSPLPVEVTAMQFAFLFHYPDGDIISGELHVPSGRPISLKMEAKDVIHAFWVPEFRLKQDIIPGQPTLLNFTPTRPGRYPVVCAELCGPYHGGMRSTVVVESADDYDAWFQANRKLPVSEA is encoded by the coding sequence GTGCCCATCCCCTCGGCAATTCTCACTCTTGTGCTGGGAATGATCCTTGTGCTGGGTGGATTGTGGATTGGCCAAAACATCAACCTTCTTCCTGTTGATGCCAGCGTCAATGCACCCATTTACGACGAACTGTTTCGTGTTCTGTTCAGCATCGGCACGATTTTGTTTGTAGGAATCGTTGGGCTTGTGGTGTTCAGCCTTGTACGTTTCCGCCGCAAAGCTGGACAGATTGGTGACGGGATTGCACTGGAAGGCAATTTGCCGCTGGAGATTTTTTGGACCGCTGTCCCAGCGATTGTTGTTCTCTTCGTAGGTCTATTCAGTTACGACATCTATGAACGAATGGGTGGAATGGTTCCACTCGGTCATGGGGGACATGGTGAGTCTCAAGCCACCGAAGAGAGGGTTTGGGGAGGAATTGGGACGGCAGGTGCAATGCAAGCCAGTTCTGAAATGACGGTGTCACCTTTGCCAGTTGAGGTCACGGCGATGCAATTTGCTTTCCTTTTCCATTATCCCGATGGAGACATTATTTCTGGAGAACTTCATGTCCCATCAGGACGACCCATTTCATTGAAAATGGAGGCTAAAGATGTGATTCATGCCTTCTGGGTTCCGGAATTCAGGCTCAAGCAGGACATCATTCCAGGCCAGCCCACCTTGCTTAATTTCACTCCCACCCGCCCTGGTCGTTATCCAGTGGTTTGTGCTGAACTTTGTGGCCCTTATCACGGGGGTATGCGTTCCACGGTGGTGGTTGAGTCGGCTGATGACTACGACGCCTGGTTCCAAGCCAATCGCAAGCTCCCTGTATCTGAGGCATGA
- a CDS encoding N-acetylmannosamine-6-phosphate 2-epimerase — protein MPIPSRTQLEGGLIVSVQAPEGSPMRHPDVIAAMAEASLRNGATGVRLESPEHIRAVRNRCPDALIIGLWKRTFPDSSVYITPRWNDIQTVWAAGADVIALDATARPRPDREDLAELIQRSKEDLGAPLMADVDSIENGLIAASLGCEWVGTTLYGYTEQTAQLTPPGYGLISPLRDQLPDQVTLICEGGIQSPDSALQALGNGADLVVVGTAITGVDLQVAKYLRTLKRQSG, from the coding sequence ATGCCCATTCCATCCCGCACCCAGCTTGAGGGTGGTCTGATCGTGTCCGTTCAGGCTCCGGAAGGATCACCCATGCGGCATCCCGATGTGATCGCGGCCATGGCTGAAGCCAGTCTTCGCAATGGAGCAACGGGTGTGCGCCTCGAGAGCCCAGAGCACATTCGAGCTGTACGCAACCGCTGCCCTGACGCTCTGATCATTGGCCTGTGGAAGCGCACATTTCCAGATAGCTCTGTCTACATCACACCCCGCTGGAATGACATTCAAACGGTCTGGGCAGCCGGTGCTGACGTCATCGCCCTCGATGCCACGGCCCGCCCAAGGCCAGATAGGGAAGACCTTGCGGAACTGATTCAAAGGTCGAAGGAAGACCTAGGGGCACCACTCATGGCCGATGTGGACTCCATCGAAAACGGCTTGATTGCGGCATCACTGGGATGCGAATGGGTGGGCACCACTCTGTATGGATACACAGAGCAGACAGCACAGCTCACTCCCCCTGGCTACGGCTTGATCTCTCCTCTAAGAGATCAACTTCCCGACCAGGTGACCTTGATTTGCGAGGGGGGCATTCAATCACCTGATTCAGCGCTCCAAGCCCTTGGGAATGGAGCCGATCTTGTGGTCGTCGGCACGGCGATTACTGGCGTCGATCTCCAGGTGGCCAAGTACCTCAGGACCCTGAAGAGGCAGAGTGGGTGA
- a CDS encoding ABC transporter permease, whose protein sequence is MTTPLLQIDTNQESSRGALTELIQETTALTRRLFVQLKRRPSTLIAGVLQPLIWLILFGALFSKAPEGLLPGGMSYGRFLGAGVIVFTAFSGALNAGLPVMFDREFGFLNRLLVAPLRSRSSIVFASVIYITTLSLVQSLAIMLTAALLGYGWPGTGGLLLVLFTLLLLVFAVTALSLGLAFALPGHIELIAVIFVANLPLLFASTALAPLSFMPVWMGWLAALNPLTFAIEPIRAAYAGPLDLSLVLLDAPYGSVTGQTCLLVLTVLTVGLFLLIRPLLNRKLS, encoded by the coding sequence ATGACCACTCCCCTTCTCCAGATCGATACCAATCAAGAGTCCTCCCGAGGCGCTTTAACAGAGCTCATCCAGGAAACGACTGCTTTGACGCGTCGCCTGTTCGTACAGCTCAAACGTCGTCCCTCCACGCTGATTGCAGGCGTTCTTCAGCCACTGATCTGGTTGATTTTATTTGGAGCTCTGTTCTCTAAAGCTCCAGAGGGACTTTTGCCAGGTGGCATGAGCTATGGGCGTTTTCTGGGTGCTGGAGTCATTGTTTTCACAGCATTCAGCGGTGCACTCAATGCAGGACTTCCGGTCATGTTTGACCGCGAATTTGGATTTCTCAATCGACTTCTTGTTGCGCCATTAAGAAGTCGAAGTTCGATTGTCTTCGCTTCGGTGATTTACATCACCACATTGAGCCTCGTACAGAGTTTGGCGATCATGCTTACAGCGGCCTTGCTCGGCTATGGATGGCCTGGAACTGGTGGACTCCTGCTCGTTCTGTTCACCCTTTTGCTTCTGGTGTTTGCCGTTACAGCCTTAAGTCTGGGTTTGGCCTTTGCATTGCCTGGTCACATTGAGTTGATTGCTGTGATTTTTGTCGCCAATCTTCCTCTGCTTTTTGCAAGCACCGCATTAGCACCTCTCAGCTTTATGCCTGTGTGGATGGGCTGGCTAGCAGCCCTAAATCCCCTTACCTTCGCGATAGAACCAATTCGAGCGGCCTATGCAGGCCCTCTCGATCTTTCGCTGGTTCTCTTGGACGCACCCTATGGGTCAGTCACAGGACAGACCTGCTTGTTGGTCTTGACCGTGCTCACCGTGGGGCTGTTTCTCCTCATCCGACCACTGCTCAACCGCAAACTCTCTTGA
- the groL gene encoding chaperonin GroEL (60 kDa chaperone family; promotes refolding of misfolded polypeptides especially under stressful conditions; forms two stacked rings of heptamers to form a barrel-shaped 14mer; ends can be capped by GroES; misfolded proteins enter the barrel where they are refolded when GroES binds), with product MAKLLSFSNESRESLERGMNALADAVRVTIGPRGRNVVLEKSYGSPDIVNDGDTIAKEIELADPFENIGAKLIQQVASKTKDKAGDGTTTATVLAQAMVEEGLRNTAAGASPIELRRGMEKAVAAVVASLNQRSQSVSGDAIRQVATVSSGGDEEVGRMVAEAMDRVSFDGVITVEESKSLATELEVTEGMAFDRGYSSPYFVTDGDRQICEFENALLLLTDRKISSVTDLVPVLETVQKSGSPLVILAEEVDGEALATLVVNKNRGVLQVAAVRAPSFGERRKAALADIAVLTGGQVISEDRAMTLDKVTMEDLGRARRITISKDSTTIVASDDSKEAVSARVASIKRELDNTDSEYDQEKLNERIAKLAGGVAVIKVGAPTETELKNRKLRIEDALNATRAAVEEGIVAGGGSTLLHISAELDALTSGLEGDQKTGVEIVQRALSAPLRQIAENAGSNGDVVVDRVRNSGEGFNALTGNFEDLMNAGILDASKVVRLALQDAVSIASLVVTTEVVVADKPEPPAPAGGGGDPMGGMGGMDPMGGMGGMGMM from the coding sequence ATGGCCAAACTTCTCAGCTTCTCGAACGAATCACGCGAGTCTCTCGAGCGAGGCATGAATGCCCTTGCTGATGCCGTTCGGGTCACGATCGGACCTCGTGGCCGCAACGTGGTGCTCGAGAAGTCCTACGGCTCGCCCGACATCGTTAATGACGGTGACACGATCGCCAAGGAAATTGAACTTGCAGATCCGTTCGAAAACATTGGGGCCAAGCTGATCCAGCAGGTGGCGTCGAAGACCAAGGACAAAGCTGGCGATGGCACCACGACTGCCACCGTGCTCGCCCAAGCGATGGTGGAAGAGGGGCTTCGCAATACAGCTGCTGGTGCTAGCCCAATCGAACTGCGCCGAGGGATGGAAAAAGCTGTGGCGGCTGTGGTCGCGAGCCTGAATCAACGCAGTCAGTCCGTAAGCGGTGATGCGATTCGCCAGGTTGCCACGGTGAGTTCAGGCGGAGATGAGGAGGTGGGTCGCATGGTGGCTGAGGCCATGGACAGGGTGAGTTTTGACGGTGTGATCACTGTTGAGGAGTCCAAGTCTCTGGCTACTGAGCTTGAAGTCACTGAAGGCATGGCCTTCGATCGCGGCTACAGCTCTCCCTATTTCGTCACCGACGGTGATCGTCAGATCTGCGAATTTGAGAATGCGTTACTGCTTCTCACCGACCGCAAGATCAGCTCGGTGACTGACTTGGTCCCTGTGCTGGAAACGGTTCAGAAATCAGGATCACCCTTGGTGATTTTGGCTGAAGAAGTGGATGGCGAAGCCCTAGCAACTCTGGTTGTGAACAAGAACCGAGGGGTGCTGCAGGTGGCTGCCGTGCGTGCTCCATCGTTTGGCGAGCGGCGTAAAGCGGCTCTTGCCGACATCGCTGTTCTTACTGGCGGTCAAGTCATCAGCGAAGACAGGGCGATGACCCTCGACAAGGTGACGATGGAAGACCTGGGACGGGCACGCCGGATCACGATCAGCAAGGACAGCACCACGATCGTGGCGAGCGATGACAGCAAAGAGGCCGTCAGTGCCCGCGTTGCTTCAATCAAGCGTGAGCTCGACAACACGGATTCGGAATACGACCAAGAGAAACTCAACGAGCGCATCGCGAAGCTTGCTGGAGGCGTGGCCGTTATCAAGGTTGGCGCCCCGACAGAGACGGAGCTCAAAAACCGCAAGCTACGTATTGAGGATGCTTTGAATGCCACCCGTGCAGCTGTGGAGGAAGGCATTGTTGCTGGAGGTGGATCAACCCTTCTGCATATTTCTGCAGAACTCGATGCCCTGACCTCTGGGCTGGAAGGTGATCAAAAGACTGGCGTCGAAATCGTTCAGCGTGCCCTGAGCGCCCCCCTGCGTCAGATCGCTGAAAATGCCGGTTCAAACGGTGACGTGGTGGTGGATCGCGTTCGCAATAGCGGAGAGGGATTCAACGCTCTCACTGGCAACTTCGAAGACCTCATGAATGCTGGAATTCTGGATGCATCCAAGGTGGTTCGTCTTGCGCTTCAGGATGCGGTCTCGATTGCATCTTTGGTGGTAACCACTGAAGTTGTCGTGGCAGATAAGCCTGAGCCTCCTGCGCCTGCAGGTGGCGGTGGTGATCCTATGGGCGGCATGGGTGGTATGGATCCCATGGGCGGCATGGGCGGCATGGGAATGATGTAA
- a CDS encoding daunorubicin resistance protein DrrA family ABC transporter ATP-binding protein → MSLIVLDHLEKSYGTISALRDLSLQVPEGCLYGLLGPNGAGKTTTLRILATLLAPDLGNVRIAGLDALKDQRDVRRLIGYVAQEVAIDKILTGRELLELQGDLYHLRPKQRNQRIDELIEMLGMNPWIDRRCGTYSGGMRRRLDLAAGLLHRPQLLILDEPTVGLDIESRAVIWNVLRDLRDQGTTVLLSTHYLEEVEALADRMAIIDAGTVIAEGTPDELKTRLGGDRVTLRVREFSNEKEAETIRELLEPLDGVQNIVINRSQGHSLNLVVDGEQVLPRLRLCLEEAGLPVFALAQSRPSLDDVYLQATGRTLMDAELAIAGQRDSKQERKQAMR, encoded by the coding sequence ATGTCCCTGATCGTGCTCGATCACCTGGAAAAGTCTTACGGGACGATTTCAGCGCTCAGGGACTTGAGCTTGCAAGTCCCTGAAGGATGTCTGTATGGCCTGCTGGGACCCAATGGTGCTGGCAAAACCACAACACTGAGAATTCTTGCCACTCTTCTGGCTCCAGATCTTGGCAATGTCCGCATTGCTGGCCTGGATGCCTTAAAAGACCAACGGGACGTTCGGCGCCTCATTGGATATGTCGCTCAAGAAGTAGCGATTGACAAAATCCTCACCGGGCGAGAGCTACTTGAGCTTCAAGGCGACCTCTATCACCTACGACCAAAGCAGAGGAACCAACGGATCGACGAACTGATTGAGATGTTGGGCATGAATCCCTGGATCGATCGTCGATGTGGCACCTATTCAGGGGGCATGCGTCGTCGACTTGATTTAGCGGCAGGTCTCTTACATCGCCCCCAACTGCTCATCCTCGACGAACCCACTGTCGGACTTGACATCGAAAGTCGAGCCGTGATTTGGAACGTGCTCCGTGACTTAAGAGACCAAGGCACAACGGTTTTGCTGAGCACCCATTACCTCGAGGAAGTGGAAGCACTCGCAGATCGAATGGCAATTATTGATGCCGGAACAGTGATTGCGGAAGGCACACCGGACGAACTCAAGACACGTCTTGGAGGTGATCGGGTCACCTTGCGTGTGCGTGAGTTCAGCAATGAGAAGGAAGCAGAGACGATTCGTGAGTTGCTTGAACCCCTTGATGGCGTTCAGAACATTGTGATTAATCGCTCGCAGGGCCATTCACTGAACCTTGTGGTGGATGGAGAACAGGTGCTTCCTCGCCTTCGTCTGTGTTTGGAAGAAGCAGGACTTCCGGTGTTTGCCCTCGCCCAAAGCAGGCCCAGTCTGGACGATGTTTACCTTCAGGCCACAGGACGCACCCTGATGGATGCCGAGCTGGCTATTGCCGGTCAACGTGATTCCAAGCAAGAGCGCAAGCAAGCCATGAGGTAA
- the ctaD gene encoding cytochrome c oxidase subunit I — protein MTLTLPQQSKPPSLQPTGWLRYLSFSVDHKVIGLQYLVCGFAFYLIGGALAGAIRTELTSPVADFMPRDVYNQVLTLHGTVMIFLWIVPVVNGAFGNYLIPFYVGARDMAFPRLNAVAFWLIPPAGLLLITSYFITGAAQSGWTAYPPLSLTTPATGQIIWILSVLLLGGSSIFGGINFIATILKLRRPGLKLMQLPMYCWAMLGTSILVVLSTPVLAGTLILLSFDIVAHTGFFNPGMGGNVVVYQHLFWFYSHPAVYIMVLPAFGLVSEILPIHCRKPLFGYTTMVYSIMAIVVLGLVVWAHHMFTSGTPPWMRLFFTIATAFIAVPTGIKFFNWLATLWGGKISLNSAVLFSCGFIINFVLGGITGVALAQVPFDVHVHDTYFVVAHFHYIVYGGSVFVIFASIYHWFPKVTGRMLDEKLGRFHFLLTFIGFNLCFAPQHWLGLNGMPRRVAEYDPQFAFVNQISSVGALLMALSTLPFLWNVFASARSGEIAGDNPWRALTPEWLTTSPPPVENWKGEPPLVTHPYGYGIPADQIDLKDASGSDLWSNGR, from the coding sequence ATGACACTCACCCTTCCGCAGCAAAGCAAGCCCCCCTCGTTGCAACCCACTGGTTGGCTTCGCTATCTCAGTTTTAGCGTCGATCACAAAGTGATCGGGCTTCAATATCTTGTGTGTGGGTTCGCTTTTTACCTTATTGGTGGTGCCCTTGCTGGCGCTATTCGTACAGAGCTGACCAGCCCTGTGGCTGATTTTATGCCCCGGGATGTTTATAACCAGGTGCTTACATTGCACGGCACTGTGATGATCTTTCTCTGGATCGTTCCGGTGGTCAATGGTGCCTTTGGCAACTATCTGATTCCGTTTTATGTGGGAGCCAGGGATATGGCCTTCCCAAGGCTGAATGCTGTTGCATTTTGGTTGATTCCTCCAGCTGGATTACTTCTGATCACTAGTTATTTCATTACTGGTGCGGCTCAGTCAGGCTGGACAGCATATCCACCGCTCAGCCTCACAACTCCGGCGACTGGTCAGATTATTTGGATTCTGAGCGTTTTATTGCTTGGGGGAAGTTCAATTTTTGGTGGAATCAACTTTATTGCTACGATTCTGAAATTGCGTCGGCCTGGATTGAAGCTGATGCAATTACCTATGTATTGCTGGGCGATGCTTGGAACGAGCATTCTTGTTGTTCTGTCAACACCCGTTCTTGCTGGAACCTTGATTCTTCTGAGCTTCGATATTGTTGCTCATACAGGATTCTTTAATCCTGGAATGGGTGGAAATGTTGTTGTTTATCAACACCTCTTCTGGTTTTACTCCCATCCAGCCGTTTACATCATGGTGTTGCCGGCATTTGGTTTGGTAAGTGAAATTCTGCCGATCCATTGCCGGAAGCCTCTATTTGGATACACCACGATGGTGTATTCGATCATGGCGATCGTTGTTCTTGGACTTGTTGTTTGGGCTCATCACATGTTTACCAGCGGTACACCTCCATGGATGCGCCTGTTTTTTACAATCGCGACGGCTTTTATCGCGGTTCCAACTGGTATCAAATTCTTTAACTGGCTAGCCACTCTGTGGGGAGGGAAGATCAGCCTTAATAGTGCTGTCCTCTTTTCTTGCGGTTTTATCATTAACTTTGTTTTGGGCGGGATCACTGGTGTCGCGCTTGCACAGGTTCCTTTTGACGTCCATGTTCACGATACCTATTTTGTTGTCGCTCACTTCCATTACATTGTTTATGGGGGATCGGTTTTCGTGATCTTCGCGTCTATTTATCACTGGTTCCCAAAAGTGACGGGGAGGATGTTAGATGAAAAGCTTGGGCGTTTTCACTTTTTGTTGACGTTTATTGGATTCAATCTTTGCTTTGCCCCCCAGCATTGGCTCGGCCTTAATGGCATGCCAAGGCGTGTTGCTGAATACGATCCTCAATTTGCGTTTGTGAACCAGATCAGCAGCGTTGGCGCCCTGCTGATGGCCCTCAGTACCTTGCCTTTTCTCTGGAACGTGTTTGCGAGTGCACGCTCCGGTGAGATTGCTGGAGACAACCCTTGGCGTGCCTTGACCCCTGAATGGTTGACCACTTCTCCACCTCCTGTAGAGAACTGGAAAGGTGAACCTCCTTTGGTCACTCACCCCTATGGGTATGGAATCCCTGCAGACCAGATCGATTTGAAAGATGCCAGTGGCAGTGATTTATGGAGCAACGGCCGATGA
- a CDS encoding HdeD family acid-resistance protein — protein MTADDRPDSVGTFKAFAIAEGILLIILGVLALIFPVIASVWVTGVIAVVFLVGGVVGWISNLARSKRMGRWICFWRLVVSTLFIVAGASMISNFRSPADAAQQVATLSLAIGIVFLVEGVVAFFNGLSHSNRPGAGWAVANGVITFILGLLIVTLKFWGLLWVLGVLVGISFLFSGIDLIALSSTIHNDQDPPAAA, from the coding sequence ATGACCGCTGACGATCGTCCCGATTCGGTGGGGACTTTTAAAGCTTTCGCCATCGCTGAAGGCATTTTGCTGATCATCTTGGGCGTCCTCGCCCTGATCTTTCCGGTGATTGCGTCCGTATGGGTCACTGGAGTGATCGCCGTTGTCTTTCTTGTTGGAGGAGTAGTGGGTTGGATCAGCAATCTGGCCCGCTCGAAACGCATGGGGCGCTGGATTTGCTTCTGGCGTTTAGTCGTCTCAACCTTGTTCATCGTTGCGGGGGCTTCGATGATCAGCAATTTCCGAAGTCCTGCGGACGCGGCACAACAGGTCGCAACCCTGTCGTTAGCAATCGGCATCGTATTTCTTGTTGAGGGTGTGGTGGCCTTTTTCAACGGCCTGTCTCACAGCAACCGTCCTGGAGCGGGCTGGGCCGTTGCCAACGGCGTGATCACGTTCATTCTTGGGCTGCTGATCGTGACGCTGAAGTTCTGGGGCTTGCTTTGGGTACTGGGCGTACTTGTAGGCATCAGCTTCCTGTTCAGCGGCATTGACCTGATCGCGTTGAGCTCAACCATTCACAACGATCAAGATCCTCCAGCTGCTGCCTGA
- a CDS encoding heme o synthase has product MPPSLTREEVVPSRKRIKLPPWLEVAKPRLIPLLLATTLGGMALTEGWPLSSPRLVCTLGGGALAAAAAGVLNCLWEQELDGRMLRTSGRALPSGRLSPSAAFVGAVSCTLAAAALLVSGVNCLAAGLSLLGLCSYVLLYTALLKPRTTQNIVVGGVAGAIPPLVGAAAATGHIGLGGWWLFALVMVWTPAHFWALALLLHDDYRAVGIPMLPVVKGPLVTTRAIRRYGWATILLSFLGIWALPEGGALYGLLILPFNGRLLQMVERLAAEPNNRDRAKGLFRWSILYLFGVCLLLVMSRMSGAAQFDLQVRAVVDILSGGFLTVAS; this is encoded by the coding sequence ATGCCACCATCCCTCACAAGAGAGGAGGTGGTGCCATCTCGCAAGAGAATCAAACTTCCCCCCTGGCTTGAGGTTGCCAAACCAAGGCTGATCCCACTTCTCCTCGCAACCACCTTGGGAGGAATGGCTCTCACCGAAGGCTGGCCACTCTCCTCACCAAGGCTGGTATGCACCCTTGGTGGTGGTGCATTAGCGGCAGCCGCTGCAGGAGTTCTCAACTGTTTGTGGGAGCAGGAACTGGATGGACGCATGCTGCGCACAAGTGGTCGAGCCCTTCCCTCTGGACGGTTGTCACCATCTGCGGCCTTTGTTGGAGCGGTGTCCTGCACTCTTGCTGCAGCGGCTCTTCTGGTCAGTGGGGTTAATTGCCTTGCAGCTGGACTATCTCTCCTAGGACTCTGTAGTTATGTCCTGCTTTACACCGCGCTTCTTAAGCCCCGCACCACGCAAAACATTGTGGTTGGCGGTGTTGCTGGCGCTATCCCACCCCTGGTCGGAGCGGCTGCAGCAACAGGCCACATCGGCCTTGGTGGATGGTGGCTGTTCGCGCTTGTGATGGTATGGACTCCAGCCCATTTCTGGGCACTTGCCCTGCTTTTGCATGACGACTATCGGGCCGTTGGCATTCCAATGCTCCCTGTCGTCAAGGGACCGTTGGTCACCACGAGGGCGATTCGACGCTACGGATGGGCCACGATCTTGCTGAGCTTTTTGGGCATTTGGGCTCTACCCGAAGGTGGTGCGTTGTATGGGCTGTTAATCCTTCCCTTCAACGGTCGCCTTCTACAGATGGTGGAGCGTCTGGCGGCTGAGCCCAACAACCGGGATCGCGCTAAGGGATTATTTCGTTGGTCGATCCTTTATCTGTTCGGAGTCTGTCTCTTGCTTGTCATGAGCCGAATGTCTGGTGCCGCTCAGTTTGACCTGCAAGTGAGGGCCGTCGTTGACATCCTCTCAGGCGGATTTCTGACTGTCGCTTCCTAG
- a CDS encoding cytochrome c oxidase subunit 3: MTSLSPQDQAVEIQGHHEESHPDHRMFGLATFLVADAMTFAGFFAAYLTFKAVNPLLPGAVYELELPLPTLNTILLLVSSATFHRAGVNLRRSEMQRCRSWLLLTAILGLAFLVSQMVEYFTLPFGLTDNLYASTFYALTGFHGLHVTLGALMILIVWWQCRTPEGRVTADNHFPLEAAELYWHFVDGIWVVLFVILYLI; encoded by the coding sequence ATGACTTCCCTATCGCCTCAAGACCAAGCAGTTGAAATTCAAGGGCATCACGAAGAAAGCCATCCCGACCACCGCATGTTTGGGCTTGCCACCTTCTTGGTGGCTGACGCGATGACATTTGCAGGGTTCTTTGCTGCTTATCTCACGTTTAAGGCCGTTAACCCTCTTCTCCCTGGTGCTGTGTATGAGTTGGAGCTTCCACTTCCAACGCTGAACACAATTCTTTTGCTTGTTAGTAGTGCCACCTTCCATCGCGCTGGTGTGAATCTGCGCCGAAGTGAAATGCAACGCTGCAGGAGCTGGCTACTTCTGACAGCCATTCTGGGCTTGGCCTTTTTGGTGAGTCAGATGGTGGAGTATTTCACCTTGCCATTCGGGTTGACTGACAATCTTTATGCCAGCACTTTCTATGCTCTCACTGGCTTCCATGGTCTGCACGTAACCCTGGGCGCACTGATGATCCTGATTGTCTGGTGGCAATGTCGTACTCCTGAAGGGCGCGTCACAGCAGATAATCACTTCCCCCTTGAAGCTGCAGAGCTCTACTGGCACTTCGTTGACGGCATCTGGGTTGTCTTATTTGTCATTCTCTATCTCATCTGA